The window CTTCGATCTTATCCGGCGCTCGTTTGAGGACCTCGTCGACCGGAGTCTTCCCCCAGATGAGGAGAGCCGGATCCGGGAGATCATCAGCAGCCACTGCACGGACGTCATCGGGTTCCACCGGCTCCGGACCCGCCGGTCGGGACCGAACCGGTTCGTGGACCTCCACCTTGTCGTCCCGAGGACCGCGACCCTCGAGGAGGCGTACGGTATCGTAAAAGAGGTGGAAGACGACGTCAAACGGGAGTTCCCCCGGACAAGCGTCACGATCCGGGTCCAGCCCTGCACCGGCGAGGACTGCCCGGCTTGCGCGATCTATACTGTGTGCGATCACGCGGTGCACCGGGACTGACCGCCGCTCTCAGAGCAGCACTGCAAGAACGAGGCAGGCCACGACCGGGACGACGAGGTTGTCGTCCACGGGGCTTGCGAGTTCCGCAAGGCCGGCGATCGCGGCGGTCAAAAGAGCGATCGGCGGCGGGACGATGAGAGAGAGCACAACCGCCGTCACCACAATTCCGGCGGATGTGCCCTCAAGGGACTTGTGGTTGTAGATCCGGGTCCGGCCGAACCGGACGCCGACAAGCGTGGTGACGCTGTCAAGGAGCGAGAGCACAACAAGTCCGGCGAAGGCAATCCCTTTTGGGAAGAATACAAGGCAGAAGAGGGCACCGATAGCAAAGAAGAGAGCTCCTCTACCCGGGACGGCATCCCGCCGCTCAAGACCCGCAAGGATCCGCGAGATGACCGGGATGGTGTAGCCACGGGAGACGGCGTCGGAGAGGATGGACCCACCAAAGAGGGCAATCATGAGGACTGCAAGGGCGAGGTCGCGGTCAAAGAGGAGGACAAAGCCCGCGATCCCGAGCCCGAAGACGAGGTGGACGACCTGCCGGAGCGACTCGTTCATCCTCTCCGGTATCGGCGTGCAGACGGTTAAACTCTCGTCTGGTCGCAACATCACCGCGAGCGGCATTCCCGTATGATGGCCCGGGCATCCTCGCGGATATTCTCAAGCGCGGCTTCTACGTTTGCGACCGTGCGAGAGTGCACTCTCCCCGGTGCCGGCCTCGACGCTTGGTATGGGAACCGGGGCTGTCGGGCGGGGGTCATGCACGTATCCTCGTCCTCCACAGACTTGAAGAACCTGCCTAGAATCACTTCGATAACGTATTATCCCGATACACTAAATTTGAACTACATCTCCCACCCGGGCGACCGTATCATGACCGCGGAACACACACCCAGACCAGAGGGTTGGAAGGCTCTTTTCGCGAACCCCTACATCATCATTCCCATCAAGTTCATCCTCCCGCTTGCCATCATTCCCGCGGTCATTGCGGCGCTCTACCTGACTGAGCCCTACGAACGATTCCTGATCATCTCCGGGCTGATCGCCGCCTACTTCGTCCCCCCGGCCGGGAAGGAGACGATCATCCCCCTCGCGATCATCGCGGGTTATCCCTGGTGGCTCATCACGGCCGTGATCTTCCTCCTCGACGTCGCCGTCTCTCTCTTTGTCGTCTGGAACTTCGATCTGGCTCTGAAGATCCCCTTCATCGGCCGGCTGATTGAGAGCGGGATGACGTTCGGCAGGAACTACACCGAGCGCCAGCCATGGCTCAGGCGGTTCTCTACGATCGGGCTCATCCTCTTTGTCTTCTTCCCGCTCCAGGGGACGGGGGCGATGAACGGGGCGATCCTCGGGCGACTGCTCGGGCTGAGCGGACGGCGGGTCTTTGGTTGCGTCTGCACGGGATCGCTTGCCTCCTGCCTCGTCTTTGCCCTCGGCGCCGACGTGCTCCTGGAGATCTACCGCGAGGATCCTACACTCGGGATCGGGATCCTGGTCGGGATCGTTGCTGCGATCGTGGCCGCGGCCGCGGGCTGGCTTATGCATAAGAGGCGGCTCCGTGAACGGCGGCCATGATGGCTGCTGTTTTCGGTGGAAACCGAAGTAATTTCGCAGTATTTATATCCTTCCAAGTCATTGCTACCATTTACGAGGCTTTTAAATGAATTCAGTGTCGTATCCTAGGATTGCCCCGTTTTTGGCGATTCTGGTTGCGATATGCGTGGGGGTTGCGATCGGCGTCGGTTTTGTGGTGCTTGACCAGCCGGTGGCGCCATCCGATCCCGCGACCGAGCATGATGCTACGGTGCTCCTTACACATCTTCAGTCCGATATCTCCACGGTGCTCGAGGCGCTCGATGGCCGCCTGAGCCACGTTGCCTTCGGGGATACTGGCCTAAGCGAGAGCACCACCCGCGGTGTCCCTGTGAACCTCAACTGGTCGGATCTTGAGATTGTCTGTGGGACGCTCCCTGATGCGGACGGGGGGATCGTTGCGGCCGATCCGGCCTTCGACATCGATGGCCAGAGTCCCGAGGATCAGGACCACGCCCTTACGTCGGAGGTGTTCCCGGAGGTGATCGTCACGACGCCGGTCTTCTCGGGAGAGGAGCCCTCCTCAGGGGCTACCCCGGTCACTTTCTCTCTGTATGATCTGCTTGACGGGATTGCCGACCCGGCGGCGAACGACACCACAACGAGGTGACGGTCCTCAGGACGACGACCGGGCTCCACGGGGTTGAGGGGAAGGGGGCAGTTGTGGGGGAGAATGGTGAATTTTAGATGGGGTGTTACAGGGTAATATCCCCGAAAACAAGAAACCTGCCGGTCGGCGACGGCACAAACGGCGTGATCTGTTGGGCCTCATACGAGCACAGCAACTGGCCAGAGAACGAAGAGAGATAACTTCCCAGACCCGGGAACTCCCTTCCCGTTCATGCAACCGCCTCCAGGAGGTTTACCGGCAGAACCCCGCGCCCGGGATCGGAACCCTAGCCGCTATCGGCGTCGTGACCGCTGCAGTCGGGCGGCGGTTGCATAAGGGGCGGCTTCAGGATCAGACCCCAGGTGGCGGTCATCGAGGCACCCGTCTTCACGGACGAAGGGCTCTTCGTCGGGTTCACCTCCATCGTCTTCCGGCCGGAAGTCCTGATCGGAGAGATCGCCGGCCCGGCGGCGGACGGCACCCCCTACCAGGTGATGGTCCTCCAGACGGACGGACGGGTGATCTACGACACCGACCCGGCCCAGATCGGGCGGATGATGTTTGAAGACCCGCTCTACACCGATCACCCGGACTTGCTCGATACGGCCCAGCGGGTCGTCAGCGAGCGCTACGGCACCGCGACATACAAGTTTGCCGCCGACGGAGGAGAGACGGTGCAGAAGGAGATCACCTGGACGACCACCGGGCTCCACGGGACGGAGTGGAGGGTGGCGGTGATCCGGGCGGTTGAATAAGAAGAAAGGACGGGTGGCCGCGTGAGAGCAGGTCTCATCTTCCTGTAATCTCACGGCCGCACCGGCACTCCTTCCGCCTCCCGGAGCAGGAAGGAGAACGCCGCCCCCTGTTCCGAGCGGCCCGGCACCCGGTCCTCGACCCAGATCCTGCCGCCGTAGCGATCGACGAGGATCTGGACAAGGTAGAGCCCGAGCCCCTCGCCCACACCACGCTGCTTCCTCTCATAGCGGTGGAAGATCACGTCTTTCTGGCTATCCGGGACCCCCCGCCCGGTGTCCGCGACCGTCACCCGGAAGAACCCCACCTCATCCGCCTCGACCCGGATGGATATCGCAACGCCCGGACCGCCGTGCTTGACGGCATTGCCGATCAGGTTCGTGAAGATCTCGGAGAGGAGATCGTCGGCGAGGACCGTAGCCGTGGTCCCCTCGTAATGAATGGGGACCTCCGGGAAGTGGGCGATCTCGGCCCTGATGACCGCATCGAGATCGGTCGGGCGAAGGAGAGGCGGGCCTGCATGGATCCGCCGGATCTTCGAGACCATCCCGAGGATCTCGATGCTCTTTGTTATGCTCCGCTTCAGGTTCACCAGATACCCGACCGCCTCCCCCTCCACGGAATCGAGGAGGAGTTCGGTGTAGAGGTTTGAGACGTTCTCGGTGTTCCTGATGTCGTGAGTCAGGATATCGAGGTAGAGGTTCGCCTCCCGGTGGGCGGACTCAAGATCCCGGTGGATCCGTGTAAGTTCAGCCGCGTGACGCTGGAGGGCCTCCTCCGTCTGCTTTCGCTCGGTGATATCACGAAAGATCCCGCTCCGGAAGTGCGGCCAGCCGTTCACATCGTCGATGACCGTGAAGTGATCCTCAAGCCAGCGATACTGGCCGTCTTTTGCCCGGAACCGGTACACAAGGAACCCTTTCGTCCTGAGAATGGACTTATAAAACTCCTCTTCAACCACCGGACGATCTTCAGGATGGACGCGGTCCATGAACGCGTCATGGTCCATCGTGGTCATCTCCCCCGGGGTAACACCGAGGATCTCCCCAACAACCGGGCTCACATAATCGTAGCGATCGGTCTGCAGGTTGAGCCGATAGACTACATCGAGCGAACTCTCGAGCACCGCACGAAACCGCTCTTCGCTCTCCCGGTGGGCCGCCTCCGCCCGCTTACGCTTCGTGATGTCGGTGAAGAATGCTGTAACCCGCCCCCGTTCGAACGAGAACGCGGTGACCTCAAACCACCGCGAGAGGGACGGGAGCGGGTACTCAAACGTCGCAGATTCACCCGTCAGCGCCACCCTCCCGTAGATCGTGATGAGATCGGTGACCTCTTCGGGAGTAAAGAACTCGGTCACCCGCCGGTGCAGGGCCGCATCACGCCCAATCCCGGTAAAGAATTCGAATGCCCTGTTGACTTCCAGGTAGACGATATCAACGGGATTGCCGGCGGTATCGGTGACTATCTCACAATGGACGTACCCGACGAATGGGTTATCGAGAATCTGCTGGTACCACCTCATATTCTCCTGCAGGGCATCTTCCGCTCGTTTCCGCTCCGAATCGTCGTAAGTATAACCCTGGATCTCAACAAGTTCGCCGTCTGCATCAAAACGCCCGACCAGGTTCTCGACGACGTGAATGTAACTGCCGTCCCGGCGCCTCCGGGCCATGCCCTCGTTCTCCACCTTTCCCTCTCTTTCGAGGCGTTCGAGGAGCCGGTCCCGGTCCTCAGGGTCGGCGTAGAGATCCCTGATATTCGTCTGCAGCGCATCCTCGATTGAGGCAAACCCGAATATCCGGAGAAACGCCGGGTTGCATGCGAGGATCCGGCCATCGACGGAGGCAAGAAAGTCGCCGGTGAGATCGTCCTCAAAGAGTCGCCGGTAACGTTCCTCGCTCCCCTGCAGGGCATCCTTCAGGGAGAGAAGTGCAGCGTTCTCTCGCCGGAGCATCTCGATCTCGGCCTGGAGTTCCGCTATACGTTCATGCTGCGGCCGCTCTCCCATGGGAGGGGTCTTTCGCCTGCCCCCCCTCACTTCGCTGGAGGATGAAGCCTGTGTTTCATTGAAACCTACCGTCATGTAAAGATCTAAGAGTTGTTTTTCTCCTGCTGTCCGTTGAAATTCGGACCGATCGTATATAACTGCGCGGGTAAGCGGGTGGATCGCCTGTACCATCCCAAAATTCCGCCGGGAATGATCACAGGCACCTCGGAGCGGTGAAGAGATATTCTCGTGCAGCCCACGTGATCTACGTGTAAGCCGGGGTGGAGAGTTACATGAGGTATGAGGAGGTCAACGGCAACATCTTCTACAACGGTGACTGCATCGCCGGGGCGAAAGAGCATATCCCCGACGACGCAATCGACCTGATCATCACGGACCCCCCCCTACGGCATCAACGGCGACCGGCTGCACCAGCACTACAACCGGGACGAGAGGTTCGTCCTCGACGGGTACATCGAGGTTCCCGCTCACCGCTACGGAGAGTTCAGCCTCGCATGGATCCGGGAGGCCGAGCGGATACTGAGGCCAGGCGGGTCGATCTACATCGTCTCGGGCTACACCAACCTCTACCACATCCTCCATGCCCTGCGCAAGACGCACCTTCGCGAGGTCAACCACATCATATGGCGCTACAACTTCGGCGTCTATACGAGCAGGAAGTACGTCTCTTCCCACTACCACATCCTCTACTACGAGAAACCCGGCGGCGAGAGGACGTTCAACCTCGAGTCCCGGTACGGGGCCTGGGAGAGGACGGCGGACGGCCGGTCGCCCAACTACCGGGACCGCGAGGACGTCTGGTGCATCAACCGAGAATACAAACCCGGGCAGACAAAGAACAAGAACGAGCTGCCGGCGGAGTTGCTCATCAAGATGCTCCAGTACAGCAGCAACGAGGGCGACCTCGTCTGCGACATGTTTCTTGGCGGGTTCTCGACTGCAAGAGCGGCCATCGGGCTCAACCGCCGGGCGACCGGGTTTGAGATATCCGGACCGATATTCGATCTCCGGGTGAGAGAGTTGAGGGGTATCAAGCCCGGATGCCTGCTGCAATCGTTAAGGACGCCACTGACAGAGAGACCAAAGAACCAGGGCAGGCCCTGGACCGACAGCGACCGGAGAGCCCTGGTCTCCAGGTTCGCGATACTGATCGAGTCCGGGAGCACAAAGAAGGCAGCCATCGAGAGACTCGGAAGAGAATTCGGCCGGGGCCGCTGGTCCATCGAGAAGATGCTAAAGCGGGAGGGGATCCTGCCTCCCCGGCAGAAAGCGCAAGGCTCCAGACCCGGATGAGAAAAGGCAATACTAAACAGTCTCAGTGCAAACCTTTCTCGATACCTGAAGAACTCACCCGGATTAAGATGACAAGAAATACACCCCTCGCACGACCGTTTCTCAAGTGGGCAGGCGGAAAGGCGCAGTTGCTCGATGCGTTCACGAAAAGAGTGCCTAAAGACCTCACAGCCGGAGCCCTCCCGGTCTTTGTCGAGCCGTTCATGGGTGGCGGGGCGGTATACTTCAATTTTAACAGCATCTTTGGGTTCAGAGAGTGCCATATATTCGATATCAACGAGGAGCTCGTCCTCGTCTACAACGTCGTAAAACGCGACGTCGAAGGACTCATCGAGTGCTTAAGCGATCTTAGCGACGCGTTCCTCTCCCGGGACGATGCCAGGCGCAAAGAGTACTACTACGCCATACGGGATACGTTCAATCGCAGAAAGAGGAGCATCAACTTCGCGCAGTACGGCGAGGGGTGGGTGGAGCGGGCTGCACAGTTTATCTTTCTCAACAAAACATGCTTCAACGGCCTATACCGGGTAAACTCGCGGGGCGAGTTCAACGTCCCGTTCGGCAGATACAAAAACCCGACGATCCTGCACGAAGATCTGCTCCGGGCCGACTCCCTCGCGCTTGAGAATACCACCATCCATCTCGGCGATTTCACGCAGTCTAGACCCTACATATCCGAAGAGACCTTCGTCTACTTCGACCCCCCGTATCGGCCCCTGAACCGGACATCCTCGTTCACGCAGTACTCGAAAGGGGGGTTTAACGACGCTGAGCAGAAGCGTCTTGCGGCGTTTTATGCAGAATGCGATGCGAAGGGCGCGAAACTCATGCTGAGCAACTCGGACCCGAAAAACATCGACCCAAATGACGGATTCTTCGATGATCTCTATAAGGACTATTATATAGACCGGGTCCCGGCGAGACGGATGATCAACTGCGACGGGGCGGGGCGGGGCAAGATCCATGAGATCATCGTTATGAACTACGATCCGCGCGATCGCTGAGAACATTTATCGCCGGGCCCCGAACACTACCCATCCCAAAACTATAAGGCCTCCGAGGACATGCAAGGCCTATGGCGTTTCGGGAGATCGACGACGAACTCTGGGAGATTATCCAGAGACACCTCCTGCCTCAGAAACCTCATATCGGCCGGCCGCGCCGGGACCCTAGATGCCTCTTCAACGGCATCCTGTACGTCCTCACCACCGGGTGCGCCTGGAGCGATGTGCCGGCGCGGTATGGTACAAAATCGACGGTTCACCGCTACCATCTCGAGCTCTGCGAACGAGGGGCGTACCAGACAATCTTCCTCGACCTCCTCCGGTCAGGCTACGAGTTCCGGAAGGGGGAGATAGATCGATGCGTGAGGGTGGAGCCCCAATCGTCCGTCTCTTAAAAATCTCCCGCCACCACCACGAAAAGGTCGCCCCGGGGTGTTGGGGGCTCCGCGGCCGTCCCGACGGCGATCCGCTCCGCCGGGTAGCCGAGGTCCTCGCAGACGGCAATCCGGATCCGGGGCGGTAGGGCGGCCGCGAGTGCCCCTACCTTGAAGGCCGGGTCGGCGATGAGAAAGACCACCCGGCCCGCAAGGACCTCTTTTTTAGCGTCGGCAACCGCACGGATGTGGTCCTTCCCGTGGGCCGAGACGATCGCCGCCCTTGTGAGCGGAAGTTTGAGCCGGGCGAAGGCAACCTGGAGCGAGGAGATCCCCGGGACGACCTCGCCGGGGAGGTAGCCGAGCCCCGCAAGCATCGGGTCTCCCGTCGAGAGGACGACCGCGTGGTCTGGGAGGGAGCGAAGGCTTCGGTAATCCGTGATCTCGTGCACCTCGCACTCCGGCGGGATGGCATCCCGCGCAAGTTCGATCGCCCGGGCCGAGCCGTAGATGAGCGAAGCGCCAGCGATGATCCTCGCCGCCTCCGCGGTCAGCATCCCCGGCCCGCAGCCCACGCCGACGATCTTCACGGCGATTCCCCGATGATCCGGCCGCTGCGGTCGACGATCACGACCCGGACGCGGGGGTAGCGGTCCCGGAAAGCCGCTAACTCCCGGCGGGCCACCTCATCCCAGAGCGAGGTCGTCGAGAGTTCCTCCACCGTCGCGCACCCGGTGCCCTCGAGAACATTCGGGTTCATGAACTTCATGATAAGGCCGGGGAGCCCGCAGATCACCGTATCACCGTCGGCCACCCGGAGCGCCTCCTCGAGTTTGCTCCCGACGAGAATCGCCTCCCGGTCGGGGAAGAGGAGTCGGGAGTAGCGCAGCCCGAGCCTCCCGGTCGTCAGCACGACCGCATTCGTGCGGGCAATCCGGTCGAGCACCCCCTCCGTCATGTGGTCGTCCCACGGCTCGACGAGCCCGGTCGTCCCGAGGATCGATATCCCGCCCTGCACCCCTATCCTCGGGTTTAAGGTCTTTTGCGCCACCTCGGCCCCCCGGGGGGCCGTGAGGATGACCGTTACCCCAGAAAGACCCGCCTGCTCAACCGCCTCACCGATCGAGCGCTTGATGCAGTCGAGCGCCGGATCGCTGATTGCCGGTGTCCCCAGCCGGTGACGGTGGGTGTTGCGGGCGAAACTCCCGATCCCCGCGCCCGGAACGAACTGGACGCCATCCGAGAGAGAGGAGACCGCGGTCGCGGTAAACTCAAGCCCCGCGGTCACGTCCGAGGGGTAGTCCCCGGAGTCCTTCCGGCACGACGCCTCTCCGCGATAGGCGTCCACCGGGAGGCTGACCGTGATACCGCAGGGAAGGGTGACCTCGACCTCGTTTACGGTATCGAGGGCAAGCGAGAGGACCGCCGCCTTGCAGGCAGCGGCCGCGGTCGTCCCGGTCGTAAACCCCCGGCGGAGGACCGATCCGGACGCCGTCAGGACCGCAAGCCCCCTCTCCACGTCAGGGAGGAGGTCGGGCGAGCGGCAGGCCGCGACCCAGGCCTCGGGGTACTCGAAATCAGTAACCGGGTCCCGCATGGCCAGCACGCTCGGCAAAGATCGTGATGATCTCATTCATCGCCGCTACCGCAACCGGCGTCCCTCCGCGGGTCCCGACGTTCGAGATCGACGGCAGATCGAACTCGCGGAGCACTTCCTTAGACTCCGCCGCGTTCACAAATCCCACCGGGGTCCCGATGATGAGCGCCGGTCGGAGCCCCTCCCGGACCATATCGCAGACGCCGAGGAGCGCAGACGGAGCGTTCCCGATGACCACGACCGAGCCCTCAAGTCGATCGCGCAGGGCAAAGAATCCCGCGGACGTCCTGGTAATCCCACGTTGTTGGGCGATATCCTCGCCGTAATCGAGGGCGCAGAGGACCTCGCTTGAATGCCCGCGTTTCAGGATGCCGGTCTGCACCATCCTGATATCGGTGATGATCGGCGCACGCATCTTGAGTGCAGCGACCCCGGCCTCGACCGGGTCGCCGGAAAAGCGCATAAGATCAGCCATCGCAAAGTCGCCGACCGCAACCGAGCACCGCTGCCGGATCCGGTCCTCGAGGGTGGCGTCACCCACCATCTCCCGGGCCAGGTTCCGGCTCGTGCTCGCTATTGCGTAGGCCTCCGGGGTGACCGCAGCAAGATCAGTATACGTATTTCCGGTGGTATCCCCGGGGCGTGATGATTCCTCTCGCATCAGTCTCACTTCTCCAGATTCTCGTCTCCTCTCCGCCGATAAAGACGATCGAGTGCATGTCCACGAAGGCAAAGTGATCGCCGAACTCGCCCAGCGTCGTTATCAACCGTTCCTCCCCCATCCGGTAGGCGTTCTTGACCACCCCGACCGGTGTAGTTGCCGGGAGGTAGCGGCGGGCGATCGCGATCGCCGCATCGAGGTTATGCTGCCTCCCCCGGGAGCGGGGGTTGTAGAGGACGACCGGAACCCGCATCTGAAACGCCAGATCGAGCCTCCGCTCGATCTCCTCCCAGGGGGTGAGGAGATCCGAGAGACTCATCGTGACGTAGTCGCCCGAGAGCGGCGACCCCAGAAGCGCCCCCGCCGAGAGCGCGGCCGTGATCCCGGGGATGACCTCGATTGCGACATTCGATCCCGACCGTTCGGCCACCTCGAGCACGATGCTCGCCATCCCGTAGACTCCGGCATCGCCGCCGCTCACCATCGCGACGACACG of the Methanoculleus thermophilus genome contains:
- a CDS encoding small multi-drug export protein, producing the protein MTAEHTPRPEGWKALFANPYIIIPIKFILPLAIIPAVIAALYLTEPYERFLIISGLIAAYFVPPAGKETIIPLAIIAGYPWWLITAVIFLLDVAVSLFVVWNFDLALKIPFIGRLIESGMTFGRNYTERQPWLRRFSTIGLILFVFFPLQGTGAMNGAILGRLLGLSGRRVFGCVCTGSLASCLVFALGADVLLEIYREDPTLGIGILVGIVAAIVAAAAGWLMHKRRLRERRP
- a CDS encoding transposase codes for the protein MAFREIDDELWEIIQRHLLPQKPHIGRPRRDPRCLFNGILYVLTTGCAWSDVPARYGTKSTVHRYHLELCERGAYQTIFLDLLRSGYEFRKGEIDRCVRVEPQSSVS
- a CDS encoding precorrin-8X methylmutase, which produces MREESSRPGDTTGNTYTDLAAVTPEAYAIASTSRNLAREMVGDATLEDRIRQRCSVAVGDFAMADLMRFSGDPVEAGVAALKMRAPIITDIRMVQTGILKRGHSSEVLCALDYGEDIAQQRGITRTSAGFFALRDRLEGSVVVIGNAPSALLGVCDMVREGLRPALIIGTPVGFVNAAESKEVLREFDLPSISNVGTRGGTPVAVAAMNEIITIFAERAGHAGPGY
- a CDS encoding DNA-methyltransferase — its product is MHQHYNRDERFVLDGYIEVPAHRYGEFSLAWIREAERILRPGGSIYIVSGYTNLYHILHALRKTHLREVNHIIWRYNFGVYTSRKYVSSHYHILYYEKPGGERTFNLESRYGAWERTADGRSPNYRDREDVWCINREYKPGQTKNKNELPAELLIKMLQYSSNEGDLVCDMFLGGFSTARAAIGLNRRATGFEISGPIFDLRVRELRGIKPGCLLQSLRTPLTERPKNQGRPWTDSDRRALVSRFAILIESGSTKKAAIERLGREFGRGRWSIEKMLKREGILPPRQKAQGSRPG
- a CDS encoding DNA adenine methylase, which produces MTRNTPLARPFLKWAGGKAQLLDAFTKRVPKDLTAGALPVFVEPFMGGGAVYFNFNSIFGFRECHIFDINEELVLVYNVVKRDVEGLIECLSDLSDAFLSRDDARRKEYYYAIRDTFNRRKRSINFAQYGEGWVERAAQFIFLNKTCFNGLYRVNSRGEFNVPFGRYKNPTILHEDLLRADSLALENTTIHLGDFTQSRPYISEETFVYFDPPYRPLNRTSSFTQYSKGGFNDAEQKRLAAFYAECDAKGAKLMLSNSDPKNIDPNDGFFDDLYKDYYIDRVPARRMINCDGAGRGKIHEIIVMNYDPRDR
- a CDS encoding cache domain-containing protein, giving the protein MAVIEAPVFTDEGLFVGFTSIVFRPEVLIGEIAGPAADGTPYQVMVLQTDGRVIYDTDPAQIGRMMFEDPLYTDHPDLLDTAQRVVSERYGTATYKFAADGGETVQKEITWTTTGLHGTEWRVAVIRAVE
- a CDS encoding cobalt-precorrin-5B (C(1))-methyltransferase; translation: MRDPVTDFEYPEAWVAACRSPDLLPDVERGLAVLTASGSVLRRGFTTGTTAAAACKAAVLSLALDTVNEVEVTLPCGITVSLPVDAYRGEASCRKDSGDYPSDVTAGLEFTATAVSSLSDGVQFVPGAGIGSFARNTHRHRLGTPAISDPALDCIKRSIGEAVEQAGLSGVTVILTAPRGAEVAQKTLNPRIGVQGGISILGTTGLVEPWDDHMTEGVLDRIARTNAVVLTTGRLGLRYSRLLFPDREAILVGSKLEEALRVADGDTVICGLPGLIMKFMNPNVLEGTGCATVEELSTTSLWDEVARRELAAFRDRYPRVRVVIVDRSGRIIGESP
- a CDS encoding PAS domain S-box protein → MGERPQHERIAELQAEIEMLRRENAALLSLKDALQGSEERYRRLFEDDLTGDFLASVDGRILACNPAFLRIFGFASIEDALQTNIRDLYADPEDRDRLLERLEREGKVENEGMARRRRDGSYIHVVENLVGRFDADGELVEIQGYTYDDSERKRAEDALQENMRWYQQILDNPFVGYVHCEIVTDTAGNPVDIVYLEVNRAFEFFTGIGRDAALHRRVTEFFTPEEVTDLITIYGRVALTGESATFEYPLPSLSRWFEVTAFSFERGRVTAFFTDITKRKRAEAAHRESEERFRAVLESSLDVVYRLNLQTDRYDYVSPVVGEILGVTPGEMTTMDHDAFMDRVHPEDRPVVEEEFYKSILRTKGFLVYRFRAKDGQYRWLEDHFTVIDDVNGWPHFRSGIFRDITERKQTEEALQRHAAELTRIHRDLESAHREANLYLDILTHDIRNTENVSNLYTELLLDSVEGEAVGYLVNLKRSITKSIEILGMVSKIRRIHAGPPLLRPTDLDAVIRAEIAHFPEVPIHYEGTTATVLADDLLSEIFTNLIGNAVKHGGPGVAISIRVEADEVGFFRVTVADTGRGVPDSQKDVIFHRYERKQRGVGEGLGLYLVQILVDRYGGRIWVEDRVPGRSEQGAAFSFLLREAEGVPVRP
- the cobJ gene encoding precorrin-3B C(17)-methyltransferase, producing MGVLPLQSRDRSGRLYIVGTGPGDLLQMTPRALKALGEADCVIGNGFYLDLVEPMLAGKEVIRSGMGREVDRARRALDLAKDRVVAMVSGGDAGVYGMASIVLEVAERSGSNVAIEVIPGITAALSAGALLGSPLSGDYVTMSLSDLLTPWEEIERRLDLAFQMRVPVVLYNPRSRGRQHNLDAAIAIARRYLPATTPVGVVKNAYRMGEERLITTLGEFGDHFAFVDMHSIVFIGGEETRIWRSETDARGIITPRGYHRKYVY
- a CDS encoding cobalt-precorrin-7 (C(5))-methyltransferase, yielding MKIVGVGCGPGMLTAEAARIIAGASLIYGSARAIELARDAIPPECEVHEITDYRSLRSLPDHAVVLSTGDPMLAGLGYLPGEVVPGISSLQVAFARLKLPLTRAAIVSAHGKDHIRAVADAKKEVLAGRVVFLIADPAFKVGALAAALPPRIRIAVCEDLGYPAERIAVGTAAEPPTPRGDLFVVVAGDF
- a CDS encoding diacylglycerol/polyprenol kinase family protein; translation: MLRPDESLTVCTPIPERMNESLRQVVHLVFGLGIAGFVLLFDRDLALAVLMIALFGGSILSDAVSRGYTIPVISRILAGLERRDAVPGRGALFFAIGALFCLVFFPKGIAFAGLVVLSLLDSVTTLVGVRFGRTRIYNHKSLEGTSAGIVVTAVVLSLIVPPPIALLTAAIAGLAELASPVDDNLVVPVVACLVLAVLL